A window of Parasynechococcus marenigrum WH 8102 contains these coding sequences:
- a CDS encoding peptidase domain-containing ABC transporter, whose amino-acid sequence MTASSPTSSLTSMLAGAGELRRYGTGKQLVAAGERPDGVWLITKGGVRSMAQLPPKGDWRTVQRHGVGDLVGWLGLVQGQPLEHLRTSDLTETQFIPADQFLQLWDEQPKLSQWCAQQMPAIEVVDLMIRLAQANPARARQLEEWRNALSLHSMAREASGHDNDDPQTVGGGQWHWPDGTIWPARPSNEGLQQRLIWLPDPKLQALDNYFAAEIVPTDASPSTNLTPEVLSLPRASGPRDIPMALCQALAQHFGVPFWRDNVRDEVEALLARQPQLNLFNIGQLLNNLDLSVSLAEIPLAQLRRTPAPAVLEHDGRIAILEGVDPDGQLRLLEPEIGPVRVPLEAVLSEEADRLSLLLLRRRPDSKTQRFSWGWYGPFLRPHRRELIEVIATSAVVNVLALVTPLGIMRLINARSGGSDSLDGVISIGVILIGATVVEAIASALRSLIFTGIANRVDMDTRETILDRLVRLPQAFFDERPVGRITYYFTQLDRLRDFLISKALTTILDFSFSLLYVAVLFALNPLLTLVTLSTLPLFIVLAIIVNPVVETQIERTIEEGVNTNSYLTEALTGIQTIKSQNAELKTRWEFQDRYSRFIGEDFKLKVSGETIGALAKFLGELSSISTMVVGVWLVSRNELSIGALFAFRIIGGKVTGPMVQLVQTWQQFKIQSRNLTLAADVVDRPTEQSDLQASNIPMPLIQGSVHIDSVDFRYSLNGPPILNNVSLDVPMGTFVGMVGGSGSGKSTLLKLLPRFYEPEQGRIQIDGLDVSKVELYSLRRQIGVVPQDSLLFDGTIKDNLLMVKPDATSQELIRATTIACAHDFIMELPQGYNASVGERGAGLSGGQRQRMALARAVLQNPRMLILDEATSALDARTERQVCRNLFEAFRGRTVFFITHRLSTVRPADMIVLMDQGAVMEVGQHQELMERQGWYYALYQSQSQEGLS is encoded by the coding sequence ATGACCGCATCCAGCCCAACGTCGTCACTCACATCGATGCTGGCAGGAGCTGGAGAGCTAAGGCGCTATGGAACGGGCAAGCAATTGGTCGCCGCCGGCGAGCGCCCCGACGGCGTCTGGTTAATCACCAAGGGAGGTGTTCGCAGCATGGCGCAGCTGCCCCCCAAAGGGGACTGGCGAACGGTGCAACGCCATGGCGTCGGCGACCTTGTGGGTTGGCTCGGGCTTGTTCAGGGTCAACCCCTCGAGCACCTGCGCACCTCCGATCTCACCGAAACCCAGTTCATCCCCGCTGATCAGTTTCTGCAGCTCTGGGATGAGCAACCGAAGCTGAGCCAATGGTGTGCCCAGCAGATGCCCGCCATCGAAGTGGTGGATCTGATGATCCGTCTCGCCCAAGCCAACCCCGCCAGGGCACGCCAACTGGAGGAATGGCGTAACGCACTAAGCCTCCATTCCATGGCACGGGAAGCGAGTGGTCACGACAACGACGATCCGCAGACCGTGGGCGGTGGCCAGTGGCACTGGCCCGATGGAACGATCTGGCCAGCCAGGCCGAGCAACGAAGGGCTGCAGCAACGGTTGATCTGGCTGCCAGATCCGAAACTTCAGGCCCTGGACAACTACTTTGCCGCCGAGATTGTTCCGACGGACGCGTCCCCCAGCACCAATTTGACACCGGAGGTGCTCAGCCTGCCGCGCGCCAGTGGGCCCCGCGACATTCCCATGGCCCTCTGCCAAGCACTGGCTCAGCATTTCGGCGTGCCGTTCTGGCGCGACAACGTGCGTGACGAAGTGGAGGCCCTGCTGGCAAGGCAGCCCCAGCTCAACCTATTCAACATCGGCCAGCTGCTGAACAACCTTGATCTATCGGTGTCGTTGGCGGAGATTCCCCTCGCTCAGCTTCGGCGCACGCCGGCTCCCGCCGTGCTGGAGCATGACGGCCGCATCGCCATCCTCGAAGGTGTGGACCCCGATGGGCAACTTCGCTTGCTGGAGCCGGAGATCGGCCCGGTCCGTGTGCCGCTCGAGGCTGTGCTCAGCGAAGAGGCCGATCGCCTCAGCCTGCTGCTGCTGCGCCGCCGTCCGGACAGCAAAACCCAGCGTTTCAGCTGGGGCTGGTATGGCCCGTTCCTGCGCCCCCACCGCCGCGAACTGATTGAGGTGATCGCCACCTCAGCGGTGGTGAACGTGCTGGCCCTGGTGACCCCCCTTGGGATCATGCGGCTGATCAACGCCCGGTCGGGAGGCAGCGATTCCCTCGATGGTGTGATCAGCATCGGCGTGATCCTGATCGGCGCCACGGTGGTTGAGGCCATTGCATCGGCCTTGAGAAGTCTGATCTTCACGGGCATCGCTAACCGGGTGGACATGGACACCCGCGAAACGATCCTGGATCGCCTTGTCCGCCTGCCGCAGGCTTTCTTCGATGAGCGGCCGGTCGGCCGGATCACCTACTACTTCACCCAGCTCGATCGCCTGCGTGATTTTCTGATCAGCAAGGCGCTCACCACCATCCTTGATTTCAGCTTCAGCCTCCTGTACGTGGCAGTGCTGTTTGCCCTGAATCCTCTGCTGACTCTGGTCACCCTCAGCACCCTGCCGCTGTTCATCGTGCTGGCCATCATCGTGAATCCGGTCGTGGAGACCCAGATCGAGCGCACGATCGAGGAGGGGGTCAACACCAACAGCTATCTGACCGAAGCCCTCACCGGCATCCAGACCATCAAGTCCCAGAACGCCGAACTGAAGACGCGCTGGGAATTTCAGGACCGTTATAGCCGTTTCATCGGTGAAGACTTCAAGCTCAAGGTGTCGGGGGAAACCATCGGCGCCCTGGCCAAGTTCCTGGGAGAACTGTCCAGCATCTCCACGATGGTTGTCGGCGTCTGGCTGGTGTCACGCAACGAGCTCAGCATCGGTGCCCTGTTCGCCTTCCGGATCATCGGCGGCAAGGTCACCGGTCCGATGGTGCAGTTGGTCCAGACCTGGCAGCAATTCAAGATTCAAAGCCGCAATCTGACCCTGGCGGCGGATGTGGTGGACCGTCCCACCGAGCAAAGCGATCTTCAGGCCAGCAACATCCCGATGCCCCTGATTCAGGGCAGCGTTCATATCGACTCCGTCGACTTCCGCTACAGCCTGAACGGCCCTCCGATCCTCAACAACGTCTCTTTGGACGTTCCGATGGGCACATTTGTTGGCATGGTCGGCGGCTCCGGCTCCGGCAAATCCACCCTGCTGAAGCTGCTGCCTCGCTTCTACGAACCTGAACAGGGTCGGATTCAGATCGATGGCCTGGACGTGAGCAAAGTTGAGCTTTATTCCCTGCGACGCCAGATCGGTGTCGTCCCCCAGGACTCCCTGCTATTTGACGGCACGATCAAGGACAACCTGCTGATGGTGAAACCGGATGCCACCAGTCAGGAGCTGATCCGAGCCACCACCATCGCCTGCGCCCATGACTTCATCATGGAGCTTCCTCAGGGTTACAACGCATCGGTGGGGGAACGGGGAGCCGGGCTCTCCGGCGGTCAGCGTCAACGCATGGCCCTGGCCCGTGCCGTGCTCCAGAACCCACGCATGCTGATCCTCGATGAGGCCACCAGTGCCCTGGATGCGCGGACGGAACGTCAGGTGTGTCGCAACCTGTTCGAAGCCTTCCGCGGTCGAACCGTGTTCTTCATCACCCACCGCCTCTCCACGGTGCGGCCGGCGGACATGATCGTGCTGATGGATCAGGGCGCCGTGATGGAGGTGGGCCAGCACCAGGAGCTGATGGAGCGACAGGGTTGGTACTACGCCCTGTATCAGAGCCAGAGCCAGGAAGGTCTCAGCTGA
- a CDS encoding glycosyltransferase: protein MHLLLIHQNFPGQFRDLAPAWLASGHQVTAIGSMAEAPSGLQWQGLTYLQYCFEQAPSQLQRGLAVARLVEQLLDQEHPPDLVMSHSAWGEALCLQRVCGDVPLISYPELWGNSRSLGFGFDQDLDGFEPDATSFSSANLIAELAVFQSSAAVVASRSQLLSFPPDLQQRLTLLPEGVDLERIMPDPNACLELPEQALEFRAGQPLVTFISRDLEPLRGLRQLLKAWPLVSLALPEAQLVLVGGTGQGYGLQPPKGEDHFVDALEQLPDTLNREQIHHLGPLPHAAMLTLLQCSACHVALSYPYTLSWSVLEALACSAPIISNPDSPIAVELHKEATDALALVPFNDAEGLANRMIELLEQPQQARTLGATGRSWIERHGGLSKAMEGYEQLFQRVREQVVT, encoded by the coding sequence ATGCATCTGCTGCTGATCCACCAGAATTTTCCGGGCCAATTCCGTGATCTAGCACCGGCCTGGCTGGCATCCGGGCATCAGGTCACAGCCATTGGATCAATGGCGGAGGCACCGAGCGGTCTGCAGTGGCAGGGCCTCACCTATTTGCAATACTGCTTTGAACAGGCGCCATCCCAACTGCAACGAGGGCTGGCGGTCGCCAGGTTGGTCGAGCAGCTTCTGGATCAGGAGCATCCACCCGATTTGGTGATGAGCCACAGCGCCTGGGGAGAAGCCCTCTGCCTGCAGCGCGTCTGCGGGGATGTGCCCTTGATCAGCTACCCGGAGTTATGGGGCAATTCCCGCTCCCTTGGCTTCGGGTTTGATCAGGATCTCGACGGGTTTGAGCCGGACGCCACCAGCTTCAGCAGTGCCAACCTGATTGCCGAACTGGCCGTGTTCCAGTCATCCGCAGCCGTGGTGGCCAGCCGCAGCCAGCTCCTCAGCTTTCCGCCGGACCTGCAGCAGCGCCTGACCCTGCTGCCGGAAGGCGTTGATCTCGAACGGATCATGCCAGATCCAAACGCCTGCCTGGAGCTTCCCGAACAGGCCCTTGAGTTCAGGGCCGGCCAACCGCTGGTGACCTTCATCTCCCGCGACCTCGAACCCCTCCGCGGCTTGCGGCAACTGCTGAAGGCCTGGCCCCTCGTCAGCCTGGCCCTGCCGGAGGCACAGCTTGTGCTGGTGGGCGGCACGGGTCAGGGATATGGCCTGCAACCGCCAAAGGGTGAAGACCACTTTGTCGATGCCCTGGAGCAACTGCCGGACACGCTAAATCGCGAGCAGATCCATCACCTGGGGCCACTCCCCCACGCAGCGATGTTGACGCTGCTGCAGTGCAGCGCCTGCCATGTGGCCCTGAGTTACCCCTACACCTTGTCGTGGAGTGTGCTGGAGGCCCTAGCCTGCTCAGCTCCGATCATCAGCAACCCCGACAGCCCGATCGCGGTGGAGTTGCACAAGGAGGCCACAGACGCCCTGGCGCTGGTGCCGTTCAACGACGCCGAGGGCCTAGCCAACCGGATGATTGAGTTGCTTGAGCAACCTCAGCAGGCTCGCACCTTGGGAGCCACCGGGCGGAGCTGGATCGAACGCCACGGAGGCCTCAGCAAGGCTATGGAGGGCTACGAGCAGCTGTTTCAGAGGGTTCGTGAGCAAGTCGTGACCTGA
- a CDS encoding peptidylprolyl isomerase, producing the protein MTEIELHPGRPFCSAETLNRIARQQGLCLAIAQAAVFDEICRAVPLPQAIEKDLVDAYRSRENLDADADLEQFLTAKGWQQEDFLYFATKAERLQRFQRLMFAEEVELRFLASKADLDQIHYSLIRLSDGDLAFELHQRLLENEDSFKELAARYSEGDERDSGGLIGPVSLSQAHPVLVEKLRISQPGQLWAPFFLVNIWVILRLDHWQGSRLDDSTRQILLEDLFSDWLQKRVEHLLRGEEPPPLPGHVLTQDLDQPGG; encoded by the coding sequence ATGACTGAGATCGAACTCCACCCCGGCCGACCCTTTTGCTCAGCCGAGACGTTGAATCGCATCGCCCGGCAGCAAGGGCTTTGCCTCGCTATCGCCCAGGCTGCGGTGTTCGATGAGATCTGCAGGGCCGTTCCTTTGCCCCAGGCCATCGAGAAGGACTTGGTGGATGCCTACAGAAGCCGGGAGAATCTCGATGCTGATGCTGACCTGGAACAGTTCCTCACTGCCAAGGGATGGCAGCAGGAGGACTTCCTCTACTTCGCTACCAAAGCGGAGCGGCTGCAACGCTTCCAGAGGTTGATGTTCGCGGAGGAGGTGGAACTTCGCTTTCTCGCCAGCAAAGCGGACCTGGATCAGATTCACTACTCCCTGATCCGCCTGAGCGATGGGGATCTGGCCTTTGAGCTACACCAACGGCTCCTGGAGAATGAAGACAGTTTTAAAGAGCTGGCAGCCCGTTACTCCGAAGGCGACGAACGCGACAGTGGCGGGCTTATCGGTCCGGTGTCCTTGAGTCAGGCCCATCCCGTGCTGGTGGAGAAGCTGCGTATCAGCCAACCAGGCCAGCTCTGGGCACCGTTTTTCTTGGTCAACATCTGGGTGATCCTGCGCCTGGATCACTGGCAGGGATCCCGCCTCGATGACTCCACCCGTCAGATCCTGCTGGAGGATCTGTTCAGCGACTGGCTCCAGAAGCGGGTGGAGCACCTGTTGCGAGGTGAGGAGCCGCCTCCGCTACCCGGCCATGTGCTGACTCAGGATCTCGATCAACCAGGGGGCTAG
- the purB gene encoding adenylosuccinate lyase encodes MIERYTLPEMGAVWSEQAKFQSWLDVEIAATEANCRLGRVPQDALDTIKAKAHFSVERILEIEAEVRHDVIAFLTNVNEHVGDAGRHIHVGLTSSDVLDTGLALQLKQSVALLRLELDALADALRALAREHKATEMIGRSHAIHGEPITFGFKIAGWLAETERNRSRLARLEEEVAIGQISGAMGTYANTDPQVEAITCEILGLTPDTASSQVISRDRHADYVQTLALVGASLDRFATEIRNLQRTDVLEVEENFAKGQKGSSAMPHKRNPIRSERISGLARVLRSYVVAALENVALWHERDISHSSTERMMLPDCSVTLHFMLREMTSVVKGLGVYPDNMRRNMNVYGGVVFSQRVLLALVGTGMSREEAYRIVQRNAHTAWNHEGGDFRANLEADADVTSRLSADQLADCFSTELHQANLGVIWERLGI; translated from the coding sequence GTGATCGAGCGTTACACCCTGCCTGAAATGGGAGCCGTCTGGAGTGAGCAGGCGAAATTCCAGAGCTGGCTGGATGTGGAGATCGCCGCCACGGAAGCCAACTGCCGCCTCGGCCGTGTTCCCCAAGACGCCCTGGACACAATCAAAGCCAAGGCCCACTTCTCCGTGGAGCGGATCCTCGAGATCGAAGCGGAAGTGCGCCACGACGTGATCGCCTTCCTCACCAACGTGAACGAACACGTCGGTGATGCCGGCCGTCACATCCATGTGGGCTTGACCAGCAGCGATGTGTTGGACACCGGCCTGGCGCTGCAGCTGAAACAGTCCGTGGCCCTGCTCCGCCTGGAGTTGGATGCCTTGGCCGACGCCCTACGGGCGTTGGCCCGCGAGCACAAAGCCACCGAAATGATCGGCCGTTCCCATGCCATTCATGGGGAGCCGATTACCTTTGGCTTCAAGATCGCCGGCTGGCTGGCGGAAACCGAACGCAACCGCAGCCGCCTGGCGCGGCTGGAAGAAGAGGTGGCCATTGGGCAGATCAGTGGGGCCATGGGCACCTACGCCAACACCGACCCCCAGGTGGAAGCCATCACCTGTGAAATCCTCGGACTGACGCCGGATACCGCCAGCAGCCAGGTGATTTCCCGCGATCGCCATGCCGACTATGTGCAGACCCTGGCCCTGGTGGGCGCCTCCCTCGACCGCTTCGCGACGGAGATCCGCAACTTGCAGCGCACCGATGTGCTCGAGGTGGAGGAGAACTTCGCCAAGGGCCAGAAGGGCAGCTCCGCCATGCCCCACAAGCGCAACCCGATCCGCAGCGAACGGATCAGCGGCCTGGCACGGGTGCTGCGCAGCTATGTAGTGGCAGCCCTGGAAAACGTTGCCCTCTGGCACGAGCGCGACATCAGCCACAGCTCCACCGAACGGATGATGCTGCCGGACTGTTCCGTCACCCTTCATTTCATGCTGCGGGAGATGACCAGCGTGGTGAAGGGTCTTGGCGTCTATCCCGACAACATGCGCCGCAACATGAACGTCTACGGCGGCGTGGTATTTAGCCAGCGGGTGCTGCTGGCCCTGGTGGGCACCGGCATGAGCCGAGAAGAGGCCTATCGGATCGTGCAGCGCAACGCCCACACCGCCTGGAACCATGAAGGCGGTGATTTCCGCGCCAACCTGGAAGCCGACGCGGATGTCACCAGTCGGCTGTCAGCCGATCAGCTGGCGGACTGCTTCAGTACCGAACTGCATCAGGCCAATCTCGGCGTGATCTGGGAGCGACTGGGGATCTGA
- a CDS encoding HlyD family secretion protein — protein sequence MENKPWSFNQPVLLRKTRRNSSVLVWTLVGTTTFATLWAFLAPLPETVAVQGKLQPTQAIQDVEAALPGVVDSVLVQEGQAVKAGDLLLRFDPRETKAQLNAARIQREALHNKIIINRVLLGERPEEDLTPNQLNLLQQLREQRSGVRTAQREAEQRTRVRIAGLQRSLVTAETIAESYQLLLEDGATSELQALSARSNVDDLSTELDALQRELASLTANHRAANAGSMAVMRSEIEQNLRSIAELDRKIRAADVRLSRIELRASIDAVVFDITVSAGSVIDPNTEPKPLLKLVPQNDLQAKVFIPNDAIGFVGTNQRADISLNAFKASDFAYLPATVERVGSDALTPDEQRRELGQEAQGLYFPAVLKLQRQSLQLGQRSVPLQPGMSLTADIHLRDRRFISAITDLLDDKRRGLERMR from the coding sequence ATGGAGAACAAGCCCTGGAGCTTCAACCAACCAGTGCTTCTGCGCAAAACCCGGCGGAACTCCTCCGTGCTGGTGTGGACCCTGGTGGGGACCACAACCTTCGCCACGCTCTGGGCTTTTCTCGCGCCGCTACCGGAAACGGTGGCCGTGCAAGGAAAGCTTCAACCGACACAGGCCATCCAAGATGTGGAGGCAGCTCTGCCGGGCGTGGTGGACAGCGTGCTGGTGCAGGAAGGCCAAGCGGTGAAGGCCGGCGATCTGCTGTTGCGCTTTGATCCGCGCGAAACCAAGGCTCAGCTGAATGCCGCCCGCATCCAACGCGAAGCACTGCACAACAAAATCATCATCAACCGTGTCCTGCTGGGTGAACGGCCTGAAGAAGACCTCACCCCCAACCAGCTGAACCTGTTGCAACAGCTGCGAGAACAACGGTCAGGCGTCAGGACAGCCCAGCGGGAAGCCGAGCAGCGCACCCGCGTTCGGATTGCAGGGCTGCAGCGATCACTGGTGACCGCCGAAACGATCGCCGAGAGCTATCAACTGTTGTTGGAGGACGGAGCCACCAGCGAACTGCAAGCCCTCAGCGCTCGCTCCAATGTGGATGACCTCAGCACCGAACTGGATGCCCTGCAACGGGAACTGGCGAGCTTGACCGCCAACCATCGGGCCGCCAATGCCGGCAGCATGGCCGTGATGCGCAGCGAAATTGAACAGAACCTGCGCAGCATCGCCGAGCTCGACCGCAAGATCCGGGCAGCGGACGTGCGCCTTTCCCGCATTGAACTACGCGCCTCAATCGATGCCGTGGTTTTCGACATCACTGTGAGTGCCGGCAGCGTCATCGACCCGAACACGGAACCCAAGCCATTGCTCAAGTTGGTTCCACAGAACGATCTGCAGGCCAAGGTGTTCATTCCCAATGACGCCATCGGCTTCGTGGGAACCAATCAACGGGCAGACATCTCACTCAACGCGTTCAAGGCCAGTGACTTTGCCTATCTGCCCGCGACGGTGGAGCGGGTTGGATCCGATGCCCTAACTCCAGATGAGCAACGGCGGGAATTGGGGCAGGAGGCGCAGGGGCTGTACTTTCCAGCCGTGTTGAAACTCCAGCGACAATCGCTCCAGTTGGGCCAACGCTCGGTGCCGCTGCAACCGGGCATGAGTCTCACTGCCGACATCCACCTCAGAGACCGTCGCTTCATCTCGGCCATCACCGATCTGCTGGATGACAAACGCCGCGGCCTCGAGCGGATGCGCTGA